Genomic segment of Candidatus Limnocylindrales bacterium:
GCGGGAAGCCCGCCTCAAGATGAGATCTCCCAATCCGCAAGGATTCTGAAGACCCCTGGAAGAAGACCAGGTAGATAGGTCGGAGGTGTAAGCCGGGTAACCGGTTGAGCCCACCGATCCTAATCGGTCGTGAGACTTGACCTCTCAATAAAAAGAAGGGAGTTGATTACTCCAAACCTAACCTGTTTTTTAGACCTCCCAGGTTTTAAAACCCGGGAGGTCTTAATTTAAAATAACCTCTTCACTTTATCCTCTCTTCTCCTCACACATCAATCTGAGCCTTCTGCAACTTTCCACTGTAATCTATATAAACCGTCTTCCATTCTGTAAATACATCCAAAACATGTCCCCCTTCCCGATGGCCATTACCGGTCTGCCTGGTTCCTCCGAAGGGTAAATGAACTTCCGCACCAATGGTGGAGGAGTTTACATAGGTAATCCCTGTATAAATATCTCGGATGGCAACAAAAGCTTTATTAATATCTTGCGTGTAAATCGCGGAGGAAAGGCCGTATTTGCTGTTGTTAACAATATCAATGGCCTCTTCCAAACTTTCAGCAGGAATAATGGCCGGGCAGGGACCAAAAATCTCTTCCTGGGCAATCCGGGACTGAGGTTTTACCTCTGCAAAAACCGTCGGAAGATAAAAATAACCCTTGGCACATTCCCCCTCTTTATAGATTTCTCCCCCTGTGAGAATTTGAATCCCTTCCTCGCGGGCAATCTGGGTATACCGATGGATTCGCTTCAATTGTTGTTCATTAATGACCGGACCTACATCGGTATTGGGGTCTAATCCGTTTCCCAACTTTAACTTTTTAACCTGGGTTACGAACCTGTCGGTAAATTCCTGAAGGACTTTTTTATGAACGATCAGACGACTGGCTGCCGTACAACGTTGTCCGGTTGTTCCAAAGGCTCCCCAGATAGCTCCTTCCACCGCCAGATCCAGGTTAGCATCATCCATGACGATAATCGCATTCTTGCCTCCCATCTCCAAAGAAACCCGCTTATAGCTTTCGGCGCACTTTAAAGCCACTTCTCGTCCTACTTCACTGGAACCTGTGAAGGAA
This window contains:
- a CDS encoding aldehyde dehydrogenase family protein, yielding MPQVYKNYINGQWVDAQSGQTFEDINPANTEEVLGLFPRSTEKDVASAVEAARASFDSWRKVPAPKRAEIMFRAAEKLVQRKEELAQLMTREMGKVLKEARGDVQEAIDMTYYIAGEGRRMFGETTPSELPNKFAMSIRMPVGVVAAITPWNFPLAIPSWKLIPALVCGNTVVFKPAEDTPLMATKFVEILVESGLPKGVLNLVHGFGEEAGAALVTHPGVDLVSFTGSSEVGREVALKCAESYKRVSLEMGGKNAIIVMDDANLDLAVEGAIWGAFGTTGQRCTAASRLIVHKKVLQEFTDRFVTQVKKLKLGNGLDPNTDVGPVINEQQLKRIHRYTQIAREEGIQILTGGEIYKEGECAKGYFYLPTVFAEVKPQSRIAQEEIFGPCPAIIPAESLEEAIDIVNNSKYGLSSAIYTQDINKAFVAIRDIYTGITYVNSSTIGAEVHLPFGGTRQTGNGHREGGHVLDVFTEWKTVYIDYSGKLQKAQIDV